From the genome of Pseudomonas bubulae:
TGATGGCGTACCAACAACCGCTGACGAAAACTCAGCTGGCCATCCAGATAGTCACTTGAGACCGCTACTTGCTGTTTGCAGGTCAACATTCGCCAGTTTCCTCGAAATGTTCCACGGTCGCGAAGACTTTGAGTCGGGCGCGATGTATCAACACCCGGACATTAGAGAGCGATATCTCAAGAATATTACAAATTTCTTCGAGTTCGAGCCCCTGGCGCTCGCGCAACACCAGCACACTGCTCTGCAACTGCGGCAGACTGAGGAGCGTTTGCTCAAGACATTCGCGCAACTCATCTTCGCTGAGCAATGCGTCAGGGCTGTCCTGATGCCAGGAATAAGGGGCAAGCAACCAGTGGCCATCGCTGGAAAACCGCTCATCGTCGACAGTACCGTGGGGCGAAGGCAAATCGTCGAGCAGCACTTCACGACGATTTTGCTTGTAGCGTTGTTTCGCCGCATTGGCCGTGATGGTCAGCAGCCAGGTTTTCAGGCTCGAACGGCCTTCGAACCCGGACAGGTTGCGCACCACTGACAGCCAGGCGTCCTGAACGATTTCGTCAGCATGGCGATTGCCGACGATCGCATAGGCCACAGCGCGCATGGCACCTTGATAGGTAGTGACCAGCTCGCGGAAGGCCTGTTGCTCGCCGTTAAGCAGACGTTTGAGCAGGTCAGCGTCGTCAACAGTTGCCATGCAGGTCTCCGCAACCGGAAAGTGATTTTTCTGTGTGGGAGCGGGCTTGCTCGCGATAGCATCACCGCAGTTTGCCTGTCAGACCGCGCTGCCTGTAT
Proteins encoded in this window:
- a CDS encoding RNA polymerase sigma factor; translated protein: MATVDDADLLKRLLNGEQQAFRELVTTYQGAMRAVAYAIVGNRHADEIVQDAWLSVVRNLSGFEGRSSLKTWLLTITANAAKQRYKQNRREVLLDDLPSPHGTVDDERFSSDGHWLLAPYSWHQDSPDALLSEDELRECLEQTLLSLPQLQSSVLVLRERQGLELEEICNILEISLSNVRVLIHRARLKVFATVEHFEETGEC